In Maridesulfovibrio sp., a single genomic region encodes these proteins:
- a CDS encoding D-alanine--D-alanine ligase: MHVLLIAGGWSDERDVSLSGAEGIHTALLELGHEVERLDPASDFPEILTRAGNADFAFINLHGSPGEDGLIQAMLNQAGCPYQGAGPESSFLSLNKGAAKTVFDRNGIRTPRWELVCPADGCRGVEKIKPPLFIKPNSGGSSLGMTFARTEAELAQGIETVFAMGDSALVEEYTAGIEVTCGILDEEALPLILITPPDSAEFFDYHSKYAPDGAEEICPAPIPADITKEIQRITLKVHRLLGLADYSRADFIISEGEPYLLEVNTLPGMTPTSLVPRAARAAGYSFNDLIAKLIELGQRKRK, from the coding sequence ATGCATGTTCTTTTGATAGCGGGCGGCTGGTCTGATGAACGCGACGTTTCGCTGAGCGGGGCGGAGGGCATCCACACCGCTCTGCTCGAACTCGGGCATGAAGTGGAACGACTGGACCCTGCAAGTGATTTTCCGGAGATTTTAACCCGTGCCGGAAATGCCGATTTCGCTTTCATAAATCTGCATGGATCGCCCGGTGAAGACGGCCTGATCCAGGCCATGCTGAATCAGGCGGGCTGCCCGTATCAGGGAGCCGGACCGGAAAGTTCTTTCCTGTCTTTGAACAAAGGGGCGGCAAAAACCGTTTTCGACCGCAATGGAATCCGCACTCCCCGCTGGGAACTGGTCTGTCCTGCTGACGGATGCAGGGGCGTGGAAAAAATCAAGCCCCCTCTGTTCATCAAGCCCAATTCAGGCGGTTCCAGTCTGGGGATGACTTTCGCAAGGACGGAAGCGGAACTGGCGCAGGGGATTGAAACCGTGTTCGCAATGGGCGACAGCGCCCTGGTCGAGGAGTACACGGCCGGGATTGAGGTCACCTGCGGAATTCTGGATGAGGAAGCTCTGCCGCTGATTCTCATCACTCCTCCCGACAGCGCTGAATTTTTCGATTACCACAGCAAATACGCCCCGGACGGGGCGGAGGAAATATGCCCCGCACCCATACCCGCTGATATCACGAAAGAGATTCAGCGGATAACCTTGAAGGTTCACAGGCTGCTCGGGCTTGCGGACTACAGCAGGGCCGATTTCATAATATCAGAAGGAGAGCCGTATCTGCTGGAAGTGAATACACTGCCAGGCATGACCCCCACAAGCCTTGTCCCCCGGGCCGCCCGGGCCGCGGGGTATTCGTTCAATGACTTGATAGCGAAACTCATTGAACTGGGGCAGAGGAAGCGGAAGTAA
- a CDS encoding phosphohydrolase, with the protein MDKIKLKKIPERPSPGYPPMQASLQPPPPVRIDPSWPVPSADECISWWDDYSMLENIKAHSTQVAKVAVQAAFMAEESGIDVDVPTIQASALMHDIAKSYCIHHGGNHSQLGAAWTMHLTGNPAVSMGVLHHVFWPFEPEADKYFLPLVVSYADKRVMHDTLTTLDERFGDLKVRYGKTEKIIQRIHQTYEQALVLEERLGKLIGVDLNACSFDSGRLV; encoded by the coding sequence ATGGACAAAATCAAACTGAAAAAAATACCGGAAAGACCTTCCCCCGGCTATCCCCCCATGCAGGCATCACTGCAGCCTCCCCCTCCGGTGAGAATCGACCCTTCATGGCCTGTTCCCTCCGCTGACGAGTGTATCTCCTGGTGGGATGATTATTCAATGCTCGAAAATATCAAGGCCCACAGTACGCAGGTGGCCAAGGTGGCCGTTCAGGCAGCTTTTATGGCCGAAGAGTCCGGGATTGATGTGGATGTTCCCACCATACAGGCTTCTGCCCTGATGCACGACATTGCAAAGAGCTACTGCATTCACCACGGCGGCAACCACAGCCAGCTCGGCGCAGCATGGACCATGCACCTGACCGGTAATCCGGCTGTATCCATGGGGGTGCTGCATCACGTATTCTGGCCGTTCGAGCCGGAAGCGGATAAATATTTTCTTCCTCTGGTGGTCAGCTACGCCGATAAACGCGTAATGCACGACACCCTTACTACTCTCGATGAAAGATTCGGTGACCTGAAGGTCAGATACGGGAAAACCGAAAAAATTATCCAGAGAATACATCAAACATACGAGCAGGCCCTCGTCCTTGAGGAACGGCTCGGTAAGCTGATCGGAGTAGACCTCAATGCATGTTCTTTTGATAGCGGGCGGCTGGTCTGA
- a CDS encoding glycosyltransferase N-terminal domain-containing protein, with the protein MSKSLKLRTASFLYGLGWKAAIPFLKRSERLREGFDRRTLKHSLPPRADVWIQAASAGESRIVTRIMDAISMDRPTRFLLTTTTSQGLSELERTARRLTPNFRNISLACTYFPFDSPDLARKALEAVKPKLVVLIETEIWPGFLSACKDCGVKVLIINGRMTTKSLAGYMAFDNFFRSVAPEEVLAISEDDATRFRTLFETDKIGTMPNVKFDGTITAEALPYTANPLSSIFRPKTPFIILGSVRKEEESQVLKVVQGLKAERPKTVIGLFPRHMHRIDAWKSMLEEAGLPWVLRSEIEGNAPFGHVVLWDVFGEMDSAFPLARAAFIGGSLAPVGGQNFLEPLAHGVTAIIGPYWSNFTWVGEGIFESRMARQEKDWQSVLQALLEVSKRPMKPEKLKKDFEKYLGEMRGGTAAACAAIKRNLG; encoded by the coding sequence ATGTCAAAATCCCTCAAATTAAGGACAGCCTCATTTCTTTACGGCCTCGGCTGGAAGGCAGCCATTCCCTTTCTCAAGCGCAGTGAGAGATTAAGGGAGGGCTTCGACCGCAGGACTTTGAAGCACAGTCTTCCTCCCCGTGCTGATGTCTGGATTCAGGCGGCTTCAGCCGGTGAGTCCCGGATTGTGACAAGAATCATGGATGCCATTTCCATGGATCGTCCCACAAGGTTTCTGCTGACCACCACCACTTCTCAGGGGCTTTCCGAGCTTGAACGCACAGCACGTCGGCTTACTCCCAATTTCAGGAATATTTCCCTCGCCTGCACATATTTCCCTTTCGACAGTCCGGATCTGGCCAGGAAAGCTCTGGAGGCCGTGAAGCCGAAACTGGTAGTCCTGATTGAAACAGAAATCTGGCCCGGCTTCCTCTCTGCCTGCAAGGATTGCGGTGTAAAGGTCCTGATCATAAACGGACGCATGACCACTAAAAGTCTGGCCGGATACATGGCTTTTGACAATTTTTTCCGGTCTGTGGCACCGGAGGAAGTTCTGGCTATTTCAGAAGATGATGCCACCCGCTTTCGGACTCTGTTCGAAACCGACAAGATAGGGACCATGCCCAATGTAAAGTTTGATGGAACGATTACCGCGGAAGCGCTTCCCTACACTGCCAACCCGCTTTCATCTATTTTCCGTCCCAAGACACCTTTTATCATTCTCGGTTCCGTCCGCAAGGAAGAGGAATCCCAGGTCCTGAAAGTTGTGCAGGGATTAAAGGCGGAGCGGCCAAAGACCGTGATAGGGCTGTTTCCGAGGCATATGCATCGTATTGATGCCTGGAAGTCCATGCTTGAAGAAGCCGGACTTCCCTGGGTACTGCGTTCCGAGATAGAGGGTAATGCTCCCTTCGGGCACGTGGTGCTCTGGGATGTTTTCGGAGAGATGGATTCGGCCTTTCCTCTGGCGCGGGCTGCGTTTATCGGCGGGTCGCTGGCCCCAGTGGGCGGACAGAATTTTCTTGAACCTCTGGCCCACGGCGTAACAGCCATCATAGGTCCTTACTGGTCCAATTTCACCTGGGTCGGTGAGGGGATCTTCGAATCCCGGATGGCCAGACAGGAAAAGGATTGGCAGTCTGTTCTGCAGGCCTTGCTTGAAGTAAGCAAACGGCCCATGAAGCCTGAGAAACTCAAGAAGGATTTTGAGAAGTATCTTGGAGAAATGCGTGGCGGGACGGCGGCCGCATGTGCGGCAATCAAACGCAATCTGGGATAG
- the carA gene encoding glutamine-hydrolyzing carbamoyl-phosphate synthase small subunit: protein MKAILALEDGTWFEGSSFTGPGESGGEAIFNTGMTGYQEVLTDPSYTGQMVCMTYPLIGNYGITQEDIESSRIHVAAFIVKECCKHPSNWRSVKSLPEYLQEAGVMGIEGIDTRALTRHLRINGAMRGIISTEESDPAKLVEKAKQLPTMEGQNLADKVTCETCYAWADDKPVPVDVSSGYKWKGNGPRLVLVDYGLKWNILRLLEEQGFDVLSVPSNYTEEQIRALGPDAIFLSNGPGDPAVLDLAVSNARSFCEDLPVAGICLGHQILGLALGGKAFKLKFGHHGCNHPVMDMESSKIEISSQNHGFCVDISDCSDLKITHKNLNDETLEGFAHKTKPIIAIQFHPEAAPGPHDSCYFFSRFRTLVKEATGK from the coding sequence ATGAAAGCCATACTGGCACTTGAAGACGGCACCTGGTTCGAAGGTTCGTCCTTTACCGGTCCCGGCGAATCCGGCGGAGAAGCTATCTTCAACACCGGCATGACCGGATATCAGGAAGTCCTCACCGACCCCTCCTACACGGGACAGATGGTCTGTATGACCTATCCTCTGATCGGTAACTACGGAATTACGCAGGAGGATATTGAATCCTCAAGAATTCATGTAGCCGCGTTTATAGTGAAGGAATGCTGCAAGCATCCCTCAAACTGGCGTTCCGTAAAATCCCTGCCTGAATACCTGCAGGAGGCCGGGGTCATGGGCATTGAAGGTATTGATACCCGTGCTCTTACCCGTCACCTGCGCATCAACGGCGCCATGCGCGGAATCATTTCCACAGAAGAGAGCGATCCTGCCAAGCTGGTGGAAAAGGCAAAACAGCTGCCGACCATGGAAGGCCAGAACCTCGCAGATAAGGTTACTTGTGAAACCTGCTACGCCTGGGCAGATGACAAACCTGTTCCTGTGGATGTTTCTTCCGGCTACAAATGGAAAGGCAACGGACCGCGTCTGGTGCTTGTGGATTACGGCCTTAAATGGAACATACTGCGTCTTCTTGAAGAGCAGGGTTTTGACGTCCTTTCCGTGCCTTCCAATTATACCGAGGAGCAGATCAGGGCTCTTGGGCCTGACGCTATTTTTCTTTCCAACGGTCCCGGCGACCCTGCCGTTCTGGACCTTGCGGTAAGCAATGCCCGTTCTTTCTGTGAAGACCTCCCGGTTGCAGGTATCTGCCTCGGGCACCAGATTCTGGGGCTCGCACTGGGCGGAAAGGCTTTCAAACTGAAATTCGGTCATCATGGCTGTAACCACCCGGTTATGGACATGGAAAGCAGTAAAATTGAAATTTCTTCTCAGAACCACGGGTTTTGCGTTGACATTTCCGACTGTTCCGATCTTAAAATTACCCATAAGAACCTGAACGATGAAACCCTTGAAGGATTCGCGCACAAGACCAAGCCGATCATCGCAATCCAGTTCCATCCGGAAGCAGCTCCCGGTCCGCACGACAGCTGTTACTTCTTTTCCAGATTCCGCACTCTGGTAAAAGAAGCCACCGGAAAATAG
- the kdsB gene encoding 3-deoxy-manno-octulosonate cytidylyltransferase: MSIVYGCYGVIPARYDSSRFPGKPLAEICGKPMFWHVWNRASRCPEMDRVVLATDSELIMEAAEKHGVPAVMTSTEHTSGTDRVLEAAQKLGLPGDSVVVNIQGDEPCLAPEMLTELVSPFAEAHVRVTTLASPISAVAAASPDRVKVALAKDGRALYFSRSPIPYSHDGDGNYLLHIGLYGFRMEALETFAGMEVSPLEKRERLEQLRLLENGIPIHVTITGHSCHGVDRPEDLDTAIKILERELI; encoded by the coding sequence ATGAGCATTGTGTACGGTTGCTACGGCGTCATCCCCGCCCGGTATGACTCCAGCCGTTTTCCCGGAAAGCCGCTGGCCGAAATCTGCGGCAAACCCATGTTCTGGCATGTCTGGAATCGTGCTTCCAGGTGTCCTGAAATGGACAGGGTGGTACTGGCCACGGACAGCGAGTTGATAATGGAAGCTGCGGAAAAGCACGGAGTTCCGGCAGTGATGACCTCGACCGAGCATACCAGCGGCACGGACCGTGTTCTGGAAGCGGCGCAGAAGCTGGGACTGCCCGGAGATTCTGTGGTAGTGAACATTCAGGGAGATGAACCCTGCCTTGCTCCTGAAATGCTTACGGAATTGGTCAGCCCGTTTGCGGAGGCCCATGTAAGGGTAACAACTCTGGCTTCGCCTATCAGTGCCGTAGCGGCAGCCAGCCCCGACAGGGTGAAAGTTGCGCTTGCAAAAGACGGCCGGGCGTTATACTTTTCCCGCTCACCAATCCCATATTCCCATGATGGAGACGGGAATTACCTACTGCATATCGGACTGTACGGTTTCCGCATGGAAGCCCTTGAAACCTTTGCCGGCATGGAAGTTTCTCCGCTCGAAAAACGCGAGCGGCTGGAACAGCTCCGACTGCTGGAAAACGGAATACCCATCCACGTCACAATCACAGGCCACTCCTGCCACGGAGTCGACCGCCCTGAAGACCTGGATACAGCAATAAAGATTCTTGAGAGGGAATTAATATGA